In a single window of the Xylanimonas protaetiae genome:
- a CDS encoding TfoX/Sxy family protein: protein MAFDEELAARVRDAVEVRAGGPADEKKMFGGLVFLVNTHMAVGLHHGGGLIMTVGAGGEAAALEHGAVPMERSGWVTVPDEAVADDDALAWWVDTGVAAARARPAKNPRARSVRSGTRP from the coding sequence ATGGCGTTCGACGAGGAGCTGGCAGCGCGCGTGCGCGATGCCGTCGAGGTCCGGGCCGGCGGGCCCGCGGACGAGAAGAAGATGTTCGGCGGGCTCGTGTTCCTGGTGAACACCCACATGGCCGTCGGGCTGCACCACGGCGGCGGGCTCATCATGACGGTCGGCGCGGGCGGCGAGGCCGCCGCGCTGGAGCACGGCGCCGTCCCCATGGAGCGGAGCGGCTGGGTGACCGTGCCCGACGAGGCGGTCGCGGACGACGACGCCCTCGCCTGGTGGGTCGACACGGGGGTCGCGGCGGCACGGGCGAGGCCGGCCAAGAACCCGAGAGCGCGCTCGGTCAGGTCGGGTACCCGACCGTGA
- a CDS encoding zinc ribbon domain-containing protein, which translates to MTTAAPQDQLRLLDLQALDTRIQQLAHAKKTHPSLARIAELEKQIGDLHGSLVDSRTAVSDLQREVAKAEADVAQVVARHAKDQQRLDSGALGAKDALAVTEEMASLERRQGTLEEAQLEVMEKLEAHQDALAKVEDAHRQLVDAKTAAEGERDAAFEEINVKGRALTVERKDVAGGIDAGLVAVYDQLRTRLGGTGAAALRAGRCEGCGLELNPGDLAAAHAAAPDQVVRCEECGRILVRPAES; encoded by the coding sequence GTGACCACTGCCGCCCCGCAGGACCAGCTTCGTCTCCTGGACCTCCAGGCGCTCGACACGCGCATCCAGCAGCTCGCGCACGCGAAGAAGACGCACCCGTCGCTCGCGCGCATCGCCGAGCTCGAGAAGCAGATCGGCGACCTGCACGGGTCGCTCGTCGACTCGCGCACCGCCGTGAGCGACCTCCAGCGCGAGGTCGCCAAGGCGGAGGCGGACGTCGCCCAGGTGGTGGCACGGCACGCGAAGGACCAGCAGCGGCTCGACTCCGGGGCGCTCGGCGCCAAGGACGCGCTCGCCGTCACCGAGGAGATGGCGTCGCTGGAGCGGCGTCAGGGCACCCTCGAGGAGGCGCAGCTCGAGGTCATGGAGAAGCTCGAGGCGCACCAGGACGCGCTCGCCAAGGTCGAGGACGCCCACCGGCAGCTCGTCGACGCGAAGACCGCCGCCGAGGGCGAGCGGGACGCCGCGTTCGAGGAGATCAACGTCAAGGGTCGTGCGCTCACGGTGGAGCGCAAGGACGTCGCGGGCGGCATCGACGCGGGCCTCGTCGCGGTCTACGACCAGCTGCGCACCCGCCTCGGCGGCACGGGCGCCGCCGCGCTGCGCGCGGGGCGCTGCGAGGGCTGCGGCCTCGAGCTCAACCCGGGAGACCTGGCCGCCGCGCACGCCGCGGCTCCCGACCAGGTGGTGCGCTGCGAGGAGTGCGGCCGCATCCTCGTGCGGCCCGCCGAGTCGTGA
- a CDS encoding Nif3-like dinuclear metal center hexameric protein, which produces MSLPSLADVVDVLEGLYPPGTAEGWDSVGLVCGDPAATVGKVLFAVDPVADVVDEALEWGADLVVTHHPLFLKGVHSVAATTFKGSVVHRLLTAGVALYNAHTNADAAPRGVADALADAVGLVDRAPLVALAEGAETGIGRVGRLAAPTTLRDFAQRVADALPATVQGVRVAGDLDAQVSTAAVLGGSGDGFFDAVRAARADVYVTSDLRHHPASELRERAVFEGGTPYLVDTAHFASEWLWLRYAATDVAAGVSALLAGRGEPGTVTCKVSTRVSDPWTAVAHPRKDPQ; this is translated from the coding sequence ATGAGCCTTCCTTCGCTCGCCGACGTCGTCGACGTCCTCGAGGGCCTGTACCCGCCCGGCACCGCCGAGGGGTGGGACTCCGTCGGGCTCGTGTGCGGCGACCCGGCCGCGACCGTCGGCAAGGTCCTCTTCGCGGTCGACCCCGTGGCCGACGTCGTCGACGAGGCCCTGGAATGGGGCGCCGACCTGGTCGTCACCCACCACCCGCTGTTCCTCAAGGGCGTCCACTCGGTGGCCGCGACGACGTTCAAGGGCTCCGTGGTGCACCGCCTGCTCACCGCGGGCGTGGCGCTGTACAACGCGCACACCAACGCCGACGCCGCCCCGCGCGGCGTGGCCGACGCGCTCGCCGACGCCGTCGGGCTCGTGGACCGGGCGCCGCTCGTGGCGCTCGCGGAGGGTGCCGAGACGGGCATCGGCCGCGTCGGCCGGCTCGCCGCGCCGACGACGCTGCGCGACTTCGCCCAGCGCGTCGCGGACGCGCTGCCGGCCACGGTCCAGGGCGTCCGGGTCGCGGGCGACCTCGACGCGCAGGTCAGCACGGCCGCGGTGCTCGGCGGGTCCGGCGACGGGTTCTTCGACGCCGTCCGCGCCGCCCGCGCTGATGTCTACGTGACCAGCGACCTGCGCCACCACCCCGCCTCGGAGCTCCGCGAGCGCGCCGTCTTCGAGGGCGGCACGCCGTACCTGGTCGACACCGCGCACTTCGCGTCCGAGTGGCTGTGGCTGCGCTACGCGGCGACGGACGTGGCGGCGGGGGTGAGCGCGCTGCTGGCGGGTCGCGGAGAGCCAGGTACCGTGACCTGCAAGGTCTCCACGCGCGTCTCGGACCCGTGGACCGCCGTCGCCCACCCCAGGAAGGACCCGCAGTGA
- a CDS encoding ABC transporter permease, which produces MSALTHTAMLAARARRSTMRIPVFAGMQIVQPLIWLLLFGQLFESVVEIPGFSSPGATYLEFITPGVVMMTAMFGAAWAGTGIVEDSERGVMDHLLASPASRVAIQLASLVWFSVVAAVQALVVLGVAWLCGARFDGGLTGVAVMLAGVVLLTCVFAAMSNAVALLTRQQEALIGISQGLTIPLMFLSSAVMDTRLSAGWVETAARFNPFDWAVVAGREALSATPDWGLVGAGWGCSRRSPS; this is translated from the coding sequence ATGAGCGCCCTCACCCACACCGCGATGCTGGCGGCCCGCGCCCGGCGCAGCACGATGCGCATCCCCGTGTTCGCGGGCATGCAGATCGTCCAGCCGCTCATCTGGCTGCTGCTGTTCGGGCAGCTCTTCGAGTCCGTGGTCGAGATCCCGGGCTTCTCGTCACCCGGCGCCACCTACCTCGAATTCATCACCCCGGGCGTGGTGATGATGACGGCCATGTTCGGCGCGGCCTGGGCCGGCACGGGCATCGTCGAGGACTCCGAGCGGGGCGTCATGGACCACCTGCTCGCCTCGCCCGCGAGCCGGGTCGCGATCCAGCTCGCCAGCCTCGTCTGGTTCTCCGTCGTCGCGGCGGTCCAGGCGCTCGTCGTGCTGGGCGTCGCCTGGCTGTGCGGGGCGCGGTTCGACGGCGGGCTGACCGGCGTCGCCGTCATGCTCGCCGGCGTCGTGCTGCTGACCTGCGTGTTCGCGGCGATGTCGAACGCCGTCGCGCTGCTCACCCGGCAGCAGGAGGCGCTCATCGGCATCTCGCAAGGGCTGACGATCCCGCTCATGTTCCTGTCGTCGGCCGTGATGGACACGCGCCTCTCGGCGGGCTGGGTCGAGACGGCCGCGCGGTTCAACCCCTTCGACTGGGCCGTGGTGGCCGGGCGCGAGGCGCTCTCCGCGACACCCGACTGGGGGCTCGTCGGGGCCGGCTGGGGCTGCTCGCGGCGCTCGCCGTCGTGA
- a CDS encoding bifunctional RNase H/acid phosphatase produces the protein MSAGLVVEADGGSRGNPGPAGYGALVRDAATGAVLAERAGYLGVTTNNVAEYTGLLEGLRAARGIDAAARVHVRMDSRLVVEQMSGTWQIKHDALRAIATQARAVLPPGQVTYEWIPRAQNSAADALANEAMDSREPSIARDLAHAVAEPGETLGTPEGTPEPEPAWRPAGAFSALDPAQALTLVLVRHGVTPMTLVGGLSGGDVPGPPLTAQGRTQAARAADAVHRLHETWHDLPRPTHVVASPTVRTQELGRAIGRRLGLKVTVDERLREMEFGQWEALTPAQVEERWPGDFARWFSEGTFAPPGGESYVQVGERVAQAVEDLRAAGTGRTVVVAGHAAMIRTFVGRALRMPPTTWSSLRVPPCSLTILRYFPTTTEVVTVGYPT, from the coding sequence GTGAGCGCCGGCCTGGTCGTCGAGGCGGACGGCGGGTCGCGCGGCAACCCCGGCCCGGCCGGCTACGGCGCCCTCGTGCGCGACGCGGCGACGGGCGCGGTGCTCGCCGAGCGCGCCGGCTACCTCGGCGTCACCACCAACAACGTCGCCGAGTACACCGGGCTGCTCGAGGGCCTGCGCGCCGCGCGCGGGATCGACGCGGCGGCCCGCGTGCACGTGCGCATGGACTCGCGGCTCGTCGTCGAGCAGATGAGCGGCACGTGGCAGATCAAGCACGACGCGCTGCGGGCCATCGCCACGCAGGCGCGGGCCGTGCTCCCGCCCGGGCAGGTCACCTACGAGTGGATCCCGCGCGCCCAGAACTCCGCCGCGGACGCCCTGGCGAACGAGGCCATGGACTCGCGCGAGCCGAGCATCGCCCGCGACCTCGCGCACGCCGTCGCCGAGCCCGGCGAGACCCTCGGCACGCCGGAGGGCACCCCCGAGCCCGAGCCCGCGTGGCGCCCCGCGGGCGCCTTCTCCGCGCTCGACCCCGCGCAGGCGCTCACGCTCGTCCTGGTCCGCCACGGCGTCACCCCGATGACGCTCGTCGGCGGCCTGTCGGGCGGCGACGTGCCCGGCCCGCCGCTCACCGCCCAGGGCCGCACGCAGGCCGCCCGCGCCGCCGACGCCGTCCACCGCCTGCACGAGACGTGGCACGACCTGCCCCGCCCCACCCACGTCGTCGCCTCCCCGACGGTCCGCACGCAGGAGCTCGGCAGGGCCATCGGCCGGCGCCTCGGCCTCAAGGTCACCGTCGACGAGCGGCTGCGGGAGATGGAGTTCGGGCAGTGGGAGGCGCTCACGCCGGCCCAGGTCGAGGAGCGCTGGCCGGGCGACTTCGCCCGCTGGTTCTCCGAGGGCACGTTCGCCCCGCCGGGCGGCGAGTCCTACGTCCAGGTCGGCGAGCGCGTCGCCCAGGCGGTCGAGGACCTCCGAGCGGCCGGGACGGGCCGCACCGTCGTCGTCGCCGGGCACGCCGCGATGATCCGAACGTTCGTCGGCCGGGCGCTGCGGATGCCGCCGACGACGTGGTCGAGCCTGCGGGTCCCGCCGTGCTCGCTGACGATCCTGCGCTACTTCCCGACGACGACGGAGGTCGTCACGGTCGGGTACCCGACCTGA
- a CDS encoding YaaA family protein, whose product MLLLLPPSEGKTPAPDGAAPLDLAALSGSDALTAQRQAVLAALAEVSASDDAHDVLGVGASLAAEVERNTRLHAEPADAAARVYTGVLYAAAGLADLEGTPARRAADSVRILSGLWGAVSPADRIPAYRLSMGVDLPGVGRLATAWRGPLGAALDARAAGDVVVDCRSATYVAAWKPRPGAAEWVTVRVVREVRGKRAVVSHNAKHTRGVLTGHLLRRDAAPSSAGGTRPRSASWTCPRSASELLDAAGELVGTVVGTEVGSGLSYTLRDATLEPARTRTSPATLELLIS is encoded by the coding sequence GTGCTTCTCCTGCTGCCGCCCTCCGAGGGCAAGACGCCCGCGCCCGACGGCGCCGCGCCCCTCGACCTCGCCGCGCTGTCCGGGTCGGACGCGCTGACCGCGCAGCGGCAGGCCGTGCTCGCGGCGCTCGCCGAGGTGAGCGCGTCCGACGACGCCCACGACGTCCTCGGCGTCGGCGCGTCGCTCGCCGCCGAGGTGGAGCGCAACACGCGGCTGCACGCCGAGCCCGCCGACGCCGCAGCCCGCGTCTACACCGGCGTGCTGTACGCCGCGGCGGGGCTCGCGGACCTCGAGGGCACCCCCGCGCGGAGGGCCGCCGACTCCGTGCGCATCCTCTCGGGCCTGTGGGGCGCCGTCTCCCCCGCCGACCGCATCCCCGCCTACCGCCTGTCGATGGGCGTCGACCTGCCCGGCGTCGGCAGGCTCGCCACCGCGTGGCGCGGCCCGCTGGGCGCGGCGCTCGACGCGCGGGCGGCCGGAGACGTCGTCGTCGACTGCCGGTCGGCCACGTACGTGGCGGCCTGGAAGCCGCGACCGGGCGCCGCGGAGTGGGTGACCGTGCGCGTCGTGCGGGAGGTGCGCGGGAAGCGGGCCGTCGTCTCGCACAACGCCAAGCACACGCGCGGCGTGCTGACCGGGCACCTGCTGCGCCGGGACGCCGCGCCGTCGTCTGCGGGCGGGACGCGCCCCCGGTCGGCGAGCTGGACGTGTCCCCGGTCGGCGAGCGAGCTGCTCGACGCGGCCGGCGAGCTCGTGGGCACCGTCGTCGGGACGGAGGTCGGCTCAGGGCTGAGCTACACGCTCCGCGACGCGACGCTCGAACCGGCCCGGACCCGGACCTCCCCCGCGACGCTCGAGCTCCTGATCAGCTGA
- a CDS encoding ABC transporter ATP-binding protein, whose product MPATTPAIDVVGLTKTYRARHREVRALDGVDLTVAPGTVLGLLGPNGAGKSTTVRILATLSLPDSGTARVAGYDVVRDAAAVRRSIGYVSQKPVTRAMDTGRENLELAGRLHGLGRRETRARAEHLLDAFGLTESADRLVRTYSGGMARKLDVAVGLVHSPAVLFLDEPTTGLDPEARAELWAELSRLAGASGMTVLLTTHYLDEADRLTDQVVIVDRGRVVTRGTPDELKDQLHGDGITVDLPSVEAASAAAGVAARVSGLSEVGVDGRRLRARATSGAAALPVLLGALDADGVPVLAAGIARPSLDDVYLHHTGRTFEAGTTEPAGVAA is encoded by the coding sequence ATGCCCGCCACGACCCCGGCGATCGACGTCGTCGGACTGACCAAGACCTACCGGGCCCGGCACCGCGAGGTGCGCGCCCTGGACGGCGTCGACCTCACGGTCGCGCCCGGCACCGTGCTCGGGCTGCTCGGCCCCAACGGGGCCGGCAAGTCCACGACCGTCCGCATCCTCGCCACACTGTCCCTCCCGGACTCCGGGACCGCGCGCGTGGCGGGCTACGACGTCGTGCGCGACGCCGCCGCCGTGCGGAGGTCGATCGGCTACGTGTCCCAGAAGCCCGTCACGCGGGCCATGGACACCGGCCGGGAGAACCTCGAGCTCGCCGGGCGCCTGCACGGGCTCGGCCGCCGCGAGACGCGCGCCCGGGCCGAGCACCTGCTCGACGCGTTCGGGCTCACCGAGTCGGCCGACCGGCTCGTGCGCACCTACTCCGGCGGCATGGCCCGCAAGCTGGACGTCGCCGTCGGGCTCGTGCACTCCCCCGCGGTGCTATTCCTCGACGAGCCCACCACGGGGCTCGACCCCGAGGCGCGCGCCGAGCTGTGGGCCGAGCTGTCCCGGCTCGCCGGGGCGAGCGGCATGACCGTGCTGCTCACGACCCACTACCTCGACGAGGCCGACCGCCTCACCGACCAGGTCGTCATCGTCGACCGCGGGCGCGTCGTCACGCGCGGCACGCCCGACGAGCTCAAGGACCAGCTCCACGGCGACGGCATCACCGTCGACCTGCCGTCCGTCGAGGCGGCCTCCGCGGCCGCCGGCGTGGCGGCGCGCGTGAGCGGGCTCAGCGAGGTCGGCGTCGACGGGCGCCGGCTGCGGGCGCGGGCGACGTCGGGGGCCGCGGCGCTGCCCGTGCTGCTCGGTGCGCTCGACGCCGACGGCGTCCCGGTGCTCGCCGCCGGGATCGCCCGCCCGAGCCTCGACGACGTGTACCTGCACCACACCGGGCGCACCTTCGAGGCGGGCACGACCGAGCCGGCAGGGGTGGCAGCATGA